The window CCTGTGCGAACAGTTGGGCGCTGAGCCCTATATCAGCGCCAATGTGGGCAGCGGCACCGTGGAGGAGATGTCGAAATGGGTGGAGTATGTCACCTTCGACGGCGAGAGCCCGATGGCCAACCTGCGCCGTCAGAACGGGCGCAACAAGCCCTGGAAAGTAAGGTTCTGGGGTATTGGCAACGAGAGCTGGGGCTGCGGTGGGAACATGGAGCCCGACTACTACGCCAATCTATTCCGCCACTATGCTACCTTTGCCAGGAACTACGGCGACAACCGGGTGTACAAGATTGCCTGTGGTGCCAACGGTGGTGATTACAACTGGACCGAAACGGTGATGAGGCAGGCCGGACGGCACATGCATGGTCTCTCGCTCCACTACTACACAGTTCCGAAGGATTGGAACGACAAGGGATCGGCCACCAGTTTTGATGAAGCTGAATATTTCACCACCATCCAGAAGACCCTCTATATGGATGAGCTGATTACCAGGCACGGTGCCATCATGGACCGTTTTGACCCGCAAAAGCGGGTGGGATTGATTATCGATGAATGGGGAACTTGGTACAATGTGGAGCCGGGAACCAATCCCGGATTCCTCTATCAGCAGAACTCGCTGCGCGATGCCATAGTGGCAGGGATCAACCTCAACATCTTCAACAACCATAGCGACCGTGTACAGATGGCCAACCTGGCCCAGACAGTAAACGTGTTGCAGTCGGTCATCCTCACCGATGGGGAGAAGATGTTACGTACCCCCACCTACTGGGTCTATTACCTCTACAAGGC of the Petrimonas mucosa genome contains:
- a CDS encoding alpha-N-arabinofuranosidase, with product MSAQNRLIIEVDKESNTISRHIYGHFSEHLGRCIYGGYWVGEDSPTPNTRGIRNDVVEALKEIEIPNLRWPGGCFADEYHWMDGIGPRDKRPKMINTHWGGVVEDNSFGTHEFLDLCEQLGAEPYISANVGSGTVEEMSKWVEYVTFDGESPMANLRRQNGRNKPWKVRFWGIGNESWGCGGNMEPDYYANLFRHYATFARNYGDNRVYKIACGANGGDYNWTETVMRQAGRHMHGLSLHYYTVPKDWNDKGSATSFDEAEYFTTIQKTLYMDELITRHGAIMDRFDPQKRVGLIIDEWGTWYNVEPGTNPGFLYQQNSLRDAIVAGINLNIFNNHSDRVQMANLAQTVNVLQSVILTDGEKMLRTPTYWVYYLYKAHQDATRLPVSLTCNKYRLGNREIDAVSVSASKDRNGKIHVTLVNADPNNEQQISAQLIGAAVKRVTGQLLTSAKINDYNTFDHPDKVKVTNFKGASLKNGNLSVVLPTKSVVMLELE